A genomic segment from Dechloromonas denitrificans encodes:
- a CDS encoding class I SAM-dependent methyltransferase produces the protein MTSRFLQTLLDDASRPFRNGSRFAYHYARGKLSSDCIFRELLKRGIFPAQGRFLDLGCGQGSLFAWLLAARKLYEQGNWPGDWAPAPQPLALLGYELMQKDVDRASQAFGQDHPIVSIRQGDMCKVDFGQADVVTILDALHYVDHARQKDVLKRIRAALPPGGLFLTRVGDKGAGLPYHICNWVDHAVTFVRGHRLPTLYGRKLVEWVELLKSLGFVVETLPMNEGKPFANIMLICRVPAA, from the coding sequence ATGACCTCCCGCTTCCTGCAAACCCTGCTCGACGATGCCAGTCGCCCCTTTCGCAACGGTAGCCGCTTCGCCTACCACTACGCACGCGGCAAGCTTTCCTCCGATTGCATCTTCCGCGAACTGCTCAAGCGCGGCATTTTCCCGGCTCAAGGGCGTTTTCTCGACCTCGGCTGCGGCCAGGGCAGTTTGTTTGCCTGGCTGCTGGCCGCCCGCAAGCTCTACGAACAGGGCAACTGGCCGGGTGATTGGGCACCGGCGCCGCAGCCGCTGGCGCTGCTCGGCTACGAATTGATGCAAAAGGATGTCGACCGCGCCAGCCAGGCTTTCGGGCAGGATCACCCGATTGTCAGCATTCGCCAGGGCGACATGTGCAAGGTCGATTTCGGCCAGGCCGATGTCGTGACCATCCTCGACGCCCTGCATTACGTCGATCACGCACGCCAGAAAGATGTACTCAAGCGCATCCGTGCCGCCCTGCCGCCGGGCGGTCTGTTCCTGACCCGCGTCGGCGACAAGGGCGCCGGCCTGCCGTACCACATCTGCAACTGGGTCGATCATGCCGTGACCTTCGTGCGCGGCCATCGCCTGCCGACCCTGTATGGCCGCAAGCTGGTCGAATGGGTTGAACTGCTGAAAAGCCTCGGCTTTGTCGTCGAAACGCTGCCGATGAATGAAGGCAAACCTTTCGCCAACATCATGCTGATCTGCCGCGTTCCCGCCGCCTGA
- a CDS encoding DUF1615 domain-containing protein, with protein sequence MRPMLFRWLPLLVLAGCTSIDNPPGPVLPGDMATPSGQARTIPWSELPEAELRQRIARLIPANVKDRAGWAGDLHTAYTHLNIPAAAQTYCASIAVIEQESTFQADPVVPGLPDIVWRGLEERVGKFGMPKFVLRAALQKTSPDGKTYADRINALKTEKQLNALYEDMIAELPFGQRWLKDYNPVHTAGPMQVSIAFAEEHAREKPYPYPLGKNIRDEVFTRRGGVYFGAAILLDYPAPYDDVLYRFADFNAGRYSSRNAAFQAALNRLTRQTLSLDGDLLRYEKGRASATPSSVEAALGDLAARLQMNRAEIRRDLLLEKSAGFGDSPLFNRLFRLAEVSAGRLLPRQQMPQIDLKSPKISRQLTTEWFARRVEGRYRTCLGRAETN encoded by the coding sequence ATGCGCCCGATGCTTTTCCGATGGCTGCCGCTGCTTGTGCTGGCTGGCTGTACATCGATCGACAATCCGCCTGGGCCGGTTCTGCCCGGCGACATGGCGACACCCAGCGGGCAAGCACGCACCATTCCGTGGTCCGAATTGCCGGAAGCCGAACTGCGCCAGCGCATCGCCCGGCTGATTCCGGCCAACGTCAAGGATAGGGCCGGCTGGGCCGGCGATCTGCACACCGCCTACACGCACCTGAATATTCCGGCCGCTGCGCAAACCTACTGCGCCAGCATTGCCGTGATCGAGCAGGAATCGACTTTCCAGGCCGACCCGGTCGTCCCCGGATTGCCCGATATCGTCTGGCGAGGCCTGGAAGAGCGCGTCGGCAAATTCGGCATGCCCAAATTCGTGCTCCGGGCGGCGCTGCAAAAGACCTCGCCGGATGGCAAAACCTATGCCGACCGGATCAATGCGCTGAAAACCGAAAAACAGCTCAACGCGCTGTACGAAGACATGATTGCCGAACTGCCTTTCGGCCAGCGCTGGCTGAAAGACTACAACCCGGTACACACCGCCGGGCCGATGCAGGTCAGCATCGCCTTCGCCGAGGAACATGCGCGGGAAAAACCTTATCCCTATCCCCTCGGCAAAAACATCCGCGATGAGGTGTTCACCCGGCGCGGTGGCGTTTATTTCGGTGCCGCCATCCTGCTCGATTATCCGGCCCCCTACGACGATGTGCTTTACCGCTTCGCCGATTTCAACGCCGGTCGCTACAGCAGCCGGAATGCCGCCTTCCAGGCCGCCTTGAATCGCTTGACCAGGCAAACGCTCAGCCTGGATGGCGACCTGCTACGCTATGAAAAGGGCAGGGCAAGCGCCACCCCGAGCAGCGTCGAAGCCGCACTGGGCGACCTGGCTGCGCGCCTGCAAATGAATCGGGCCGAAATCCGGCGCGACCTGCTCCTCGAAAAATCAGCCGGTTTCGGCGACAGCCCGCTGTTCAACCGGCTGTTCCGGCTGGCCGAAGTTTCGGCCGGGCGCTTGCTGCCGCGCCAACAAATGCCACAGATCGATCTCAAAAGCCCGAAAATCAGCCGTCAGCTGACCACCGAATGGTTTGCCCGGCGCGTCGAAGGGCGTTACCGCACTTGCCTGGGCCGGGCCGAGACGAACTGA
- a CDS encoding beta-ketoacyl-[acyl-carrier-protein] synthase family protein: MSPLLLSCYTATTTLGHGLDATLAGLRDGRSGLKPCDFETVDLDTWIGEVTAVDAQKLPKSLTRYDCRNNRLAQLALEQDGFASRVRAAIARYGKTRVGIFLGTSTAGILQTEQAYRRRDPVSGALPEDFIYRTTHNAFSVAEFTRDYFALEGPALAISTACSSSAKVFAAAARQLALGTIDAAIVGGVDSLCLTTLHGFASLQLTSSAPCRPYDATRNGISVGEGAAFALLERLPADTPSGAVLLLGTGESSDAYHMSSPHPEGLGARLAMEAALRSAGLQTGDIDYINLHGTATPANDAAEGKAVAALFGNRVPCSSIKGATGHTLGAAGAVEAIVCALALTHDLLPGSPNTETPDPAIPIDYLLKSRPAKVRHALTNSFGFGGSNCSLVFGVAP; encoded by the coding sequence GTGTCCCCGCTCCTTCTTTCCTGCTACACCGCAACCACCACGCTCGGCCACGGGCTTGATGCAACGCTGGCTGGCCTGCGCGATGGCCGCAGCGGCCTGAAACCCTGCGATTTCGAAACCGTCGATCTCGATACCTGGATCGGCGAAGTCACTGCGGTCGACGCCCAGAAACTGCCCAAATCGCTCACCCGCTACGATTGCCGCAACAACCGCCTGGCCCAGTTGGCACTGGAACAGGATGGCTTCGCAAGCCGTGTCCGGGCCGCCATTGCCCGCTACGGCAAGACCCGCGTCGGCATTTTCCTCGGCACCAGCACGGCCGGCATCCTGCAAACCGAGCAGGCCTATCGCCGGCGCGATCCGGTCAGCGGCGCCCTGCCGGAAGATTTCATCTATCGCACGACACACAATGCCTTTTCGGTCGCCGAATTCACCCGCGACTATTTCGCGCTCGAAGGCCCGGCCCTGGCGATTTCAACGGCTTGCTCATCGAGCGCCAAGGTCTTTGCTGCAGCGGCCCGTCAATTGGCGCTGGGGACCATCGATGCGGCCATCGTCGGCGGCGTGGACAGCCTGTGCCTGACGACATTGCACGGCTTTGCCTCGCTGCAACTGACTTCGTCGGCACCATGCCGGCCTTACGACGCGACGCGCAACGGCATTTCGGTCGGTGAGGGTGCCGCCTTTGCGCTGCTCGAACGCTTGCCGGCCGATACGCCGTCGGGCGCCGTCCTGCTGCTCGGCACCGGCGAATCAAGCGACGCCTATCACATGTCCTCACCGCACCCGGAAGGACTGGGCGCACGCCTGGCCATGGAAGCGGCGTTGCGCTCGGCCGGCCTGCAGACCGGCGATATTGATTACATCAATCTGCACGGCACCGCCACGCCGGCCAACGATGCAGCAGAAGGCAAGGCCGTTGCCGCACTGTTCGGCAATCGCGTTCCTTGCAGCTCGATCAAGGGCGCGACCGGCCATACGCTGGGCGCGGCCGGTGCAGTCGAAGCGATTGTCTGCGCCCTGGCACTGACCCACGATCTGCTGCCGGGCAGCCCGAATACCGAAACGCCGGACCCGGCCATTCCCATCGACTACCTGCTGAAGAGCCGCCCGGCCAAGGTTCGTCATGCGCTGACCAATTCCTTCGGCTTCGGCGGCAGCAATTGCAGCCTTGTTTTTGGAGTCGCACCATGA
- a CDS encoding beta-ketoacyl synthase chain length factor, whose product MTPTPLTAWIEGIGLLAPGLPDWASACTILRGAAPYTAAPSILPVPTILPPAERRRASRLVKLTLAIGLETAANAGADVSQLATVFAASGADGHNCHALCEQLASADRQVSPTRFHNSVHNAGAGYWGIATQSMAPSQVIGAFDAGFGAGLLDTLGQVIVDRQATMLVAYDSEYPEPLFSKRDTPDCAGLGLLLTPEKTGRSVARITVTPSTDAAEKMADAGLENLRTSIPALRCLPLLQKLARGEYGPVCIDYLPPMQLCIDLQPC is encoded by the coding sequence ATGACCCCGACCCCCTTGACTGCCTGGATCGAAGGTATCGGCCTGCTCGCTCCCGGCCTGCCCGACTGGGCAAGCGCCTGCACCATTTTGCGCGGCGCGGCACCGTACACCGCAGCACCGTCGATCCTGCCGGTACCAACCATCCTGCCGCCGGCCGAACGTCGGCGGGCCAGTCGCCTGGTCAAGCTGACCCTGGCCATCGGCCTTGAAACCGCCGCCAATGCTGGCGCTGATGTCAGCCAGCTGGCCACCGTGTTTGCCGCTTCCGGCGCTGATGGCCACAACTGCCACGCCTTGTGCGAGCAACTGGCCAGCGCCGACCGCCAGGTCTCGCCGACCCGCTTCCATAACTCGGTACATAACGCCGGCGCCGGCTACTGGGGAATTGCCACCCAATCGATGGCCCCCAGTCAGGTGATCGGCGCCTTCGATGCCGGCTTCGGTGCCGGGCTGCTCGATACGCTCGGCCAGGTGATTGTCGACCGGCAAGCCACCATGCTCGTCGCCTACGACAGCGAATATCCGGAACCCTTGTTCAGCAAACGCGACACCCCCGATTGTGCCGGCCTCGGCCTGTTGCTGACGCCGGAGAAAACCGGGCGCTCGGTGGCCCGGATCACGGTCACCCCGAGTACCGACGCAGCCGAAAAGATGGCCGATGCCGGGCTGGAAAACCTGCGCACCAGCATCCCCGCATTACGCTGCCTGCCACTGTTGCAAAAGCTGGCCCGTGGCGAATACGGTCCGGTTTGCATCGATTATCTGCCGCCGATGCAGTTGTGCATCGACCTGCAGCCATGCTGA
- a CDS encoding hotdog family protein encodes MLTLDHDWIARRIPHHGDMCLLDAVVDWSEMAISCRATSHADPANPLRAADRLGAANGIEYAAQAMAVHGALLAGTSDRPRQGYLTSVRGVTLHAARLDDLAGELCVQAERLSGDSNHILYQFSLSHDGRCLLEGRAAVVLDADALGKENP; translated from the coding sequence ATGCTGACACTCGACCACGACTGGATCGCCCGACGCATTCCGCACCATGGCGACATGTGTCTGCTCGATGCCGTGGTCGACTGGTCGGAAATGGCCATTTCCTGCCGCGCCACCAGCCATGCCGACCCGGCTAACCCGCTACGTGCCGCAGACCGGCTTGGTGCAGCCAACGGCATCGAATATGCCGCCCAGGCAATGGCCGTGCACGGCGCTTTGCTCGCCGGTACCAGTGACAGACCGCGCCAGGGTTACCTGACCAGCGTGCGCGGCGTCACCCTGCATGCCGCCCGGCTCGACGATCTGGCCGGCGAGTTGTGCGTCCAGGCCGAGCGCCTGTCCGGCGACAGCAACCATATCCTCTATCAGTTTTCACTTAGCCATGACGGCCGCTGCCTGCTTGAAGGCCGTGCCGCTGTCGTGCTCGATGCCGATGCGCTCGGCAAGGAAAATCCATGA
- the fabG gene encoding 3-oxoacyl-ACP reductase FabG: MKRALVTGGSGGIGAAICKRLAKDGLHVIVHANRSLGKAAGVVAEIAAAGGSAEAVAFDVTDRPATATALAALLDAGSIQVLVNNAGIHADAVFPGMSGEQWDSVVDVSLNGFFNVTQPLTMPMIRTRWGRIITISSIAGITGNRGQVNYSAAKGALHAASKSLALELASRNVTVNAVAPGIIATDMIADAFDAETIKSIVPMKRAGRPEEVADLVAFLASEHAAYISGQVISINGAMI; the protein is encoded by the coding sequence ATGAAACGTGCGCTCGTCACTGGCGGTAGCGGCGGCATTGGCGCTGCCATCTGCAAACGCCTGGCCAAGGATGGCCTGCATGTCATCGTCCATGCCAACCGCAGTCTCGGCAAGGCAGCCGGCGTGGTGGCTGAAATCGCCGCGGCCGGCGGTAGCGCCGAAGCCGTGGCCTTCGATGTCACCGATCGCCCGGCCACCGCCACTGCCTTGGCCGCGCTGCTCGACGCAGGGAGCATCCAGGTTCTGGTCAACAATGCCGGCATTCACGCCGATGCCGTTTTCCCCGGTATGTCGGGCGAACAATGGGATAGCGTGGTCGACGTCTCGCTGAACGGCTTTTTCAACGTTACCCAGCCGCTGACCATGCCGATGATTCGCACCCGCTGGGGGCGCATCATCACCATTTCATCAATCGCCGGGATTACCGGCAACCGCGGCCAGGTCAATTATTCGGCGGCCAAGGGCGCCTTGCATGCGGCCAGCAAATCGCTGGCGCTTGAGCTGGCCAGCCGTAATGTCACGGTCAACGCCGTGGCGCCGGGCATTATCGCGACCGACATGATCGCCGACGCATTCGATGCGGAAACGATCAAATCCATCGTCCCGATGAAACGCGCCGGCCGCCCGGAAGAAGTCGCCGATCTCGTCGCCTTCCTCGCTTCCGAGCATGCAGCCTATATTTCCGGGCAGGTTATCTCGATCAACGGCGCAATGATCTAG
- a CDS encoding methyl-accepting chemotaxis protein gives MKKNLPVTQIERPFPDGKYLVSRTDLKGIITTANSVFVEMSGFSMDELIGTNHNLVRHPDMPPQAFADLWTTVKAGRPWRGIVKNRCKNGDFYWVDALVVPVIQADRITGYMSVRHKPSREQIAQADALYQKLNAGAARLPTPGLWQKTSLRSKFFGAVSFMVLANILGGAINLFGADFGFSHETTTHLLRFLGISSIAVGLGLMAIQNKVFDITGRIASRLNHITQGDLTDTIPLHRVDELGKLNDALVVMQTHLKIMIAEIAGAAEIVSGNCDQLSVQASETHAVSEVQSEAVTRIAAAIEQINASIAEVSNGAMHAAEAVNNSQRLVGDAGSQMDLSRQASANVVATVSQAGNTMAELFKSIHAIGAVTRTIEEISDQTNLLALNAAIEAARAGEAGRGFAVVADEVRKLAERASQQTQEITTTVSEIQRVTQLAVSEMENAGNFVSTTDRAMVLAQQGLQEVTTHGSVVSGLSRDIALATREQSVAAEDVVRQAESIVAGVDQSVAAISRMRDQAGEMNAASNDLKELVKHFKFIG, from the coding sequence ATGAAAAAGAATCTGCCGGTCACGCAAATTGAAAGGCCGTTTCCTGACGGCAAATACCTTGTCTCGCGGACCGATCTCAAGGGAATAATCACCACAGCGAACAGTGTGTTCGTTGAGATGAGCGGCTTCAGCATGGATGAGCTGATCGGGACGAACCATAACCTGGTGCGCCATCCCGACATGCCTCCCCAGGCTTTTGCTGACCTGTGGACGACGGTGAAGGCTGGTCGGCCGTGGCGTGGCATCGTCAAGAACCGTTGCAAGAACGGCGATTTTTATTGGGTCGATGCACTGGTCGTGCCAGTGATTCAGGCTGACCGGATTACCGGTTACATGTCGGTTCGCCATAAACCGAGCCGTGAGCAGATCGCCCAGGCCGATGCGCTATATCAGAAACTGAATGCCGGTGCCGCCCGCTTGCCGACGCCGGGCCTGTGGCAAAAAACCAGCCTGCGGAGCAAGTTTTTCGGGGCCGTCAGCTTCATGGTCCTGGCCAATATCCTCGGCGGGGCGATCAATCTGTTCGGGGCCGATTTCGGTTTCAGTCACGAAACGACGACTCACCTGCTGCGCTTTCTTGGCATCTCCAGCATTGCCGTTGGTTTGGGGTTGATGGCCATACAAAACAAGGTTTTCGACATTACCGGCCGGATTGCCAGTCGCCTGAACCATATTACCCAGGGCGATCTGACCGATACGATTCCGCTGCATCGCGTTGATGAACTGGGCAAGTTGAATGACGCGCTGGTCGTCATGCAGACGCATCTGAAAATCATGATTGCCGAGATTGCCGGGGCGGCCGAGATTGTTTCCGGTAACTGCGACCAGCTATCGGTCCAGGCCAGCGAAACGCATGCCGTATCGGAAGTGCAGTCGGAGGCAGTGACCCGGATTGCTGCAGCCATCGAGCAGATCAACGCATCGATTGCCGAAGTGTCGAATGGTGCGATGCATGCCGCCGAGGCGGTGAACAATTCCCAGCGGCTGGTCGGCGATGCCGGCAGCCAGATGGATCTCAGCCGGCAGGCCTCGGCCAATGTGGTTGCTACGGTATCCCAGGCCGGCAATACGATGGCTGAATTGTTCAAGTCGATTCATGCGATCGGTGCGGTGACCCGGACTATTGAAGAAATTTCCGATCAGACCAATCTGTTGGCCCTGAATGCGGCGATCGAGGCGGCGCGGGCCGGCGAAGCCGGTCGTGGATTTGCCGTTGTTGCCGACGAGGTGCGCAAGCTGGCCGAACGAGCCAGCCAGCAGACGCAGGAAATCACCACGACCGTTTCGGAAATCCAGCGCGTTACTCAACTGGCCGTCAGCGAAATGGAAAATGCCGGAAATTTCGTGTCGACCACGGACCGCGCCATGGTGCTGGCTCAGCAGGGCCTGCAGGAAGTCACGACGCATGGCAGTGTGGTCTCGGGTTTGTCGCGCGATATTGCCCTGGCTACCCGCGAACAGAGCGTGGCCGCTGAAGATGTCGTCCGGCAGGCGGAATCGATTGTGGCCGGTGTCGATCAGAGCGTTGCTGCGATCAGCCGGATGCGCGATCAGGCCGGTGAAATGAATGCGGCGTCGAATGACCTGAAGGAACTGGTCAAGCACTTCAAGTTCATCGGCTAG
- a CDS encoding thioredoxin family protein encodes MGMNSEYVEIEPARAAVDALEGPVLIEFGAPWCGHCRAVQPWLAGVMDGFPAIRHLKIEDGPGRRLGRSFHVKLWPTLVLLKQGVETGRLVRPVDEQQIRSLLLQSIE; translated from the coding sequence ATGGGGATGAACAGCGAGTACGTAGAAATCGAGCCGGCCCGTGCTGCGGTCGACGCATTGGAAGGCCCCGTTTTGATTGAATTCGGTGCGCCCTGGTGTGGTCACTGCCGCGCCGTTCAACCTTGGCTGGCTGGCGTCATGGACGGTTTTCCGGCTATCCGGCATCTGAAAATCGAAGATGGACCGGGGCGACGTCTGGGGCGCTCGTTTCACGTGAAACTCTGGCCGACGCTGGTGCTGCTCAAGCAGGGGGTAGAAACGGGTCGTCTGGTTCGTCCGGTCGATGAACAGCAAATTCGATCCTTGCTGCTCCAATCCATTGAATAA
- a CDS encoding cation:proton antiporter gives MNTTEIFLIAMTIIFTLPYLIWRIGRTDYYAPLVVVQIMTGILLGPGVLGRAFPDYYAFVFTPAVVQSLNGIAWWAVMLFVMIAGIELDLKKAWAHRRESSITAGLALGTPLLFGCLAAAILMLDDGWMGPQALTWQFILGVGMACAVTALPILILLMEKLDVLRQPIGQRILRYASLDDIAIWGVLALILMDWERVGKQLAFLIAFAVAGYAFRQLMMRLNERDRWYVALIWLALCSFGADWAGLHFMVGAFLAGAIIEAEWFNQEKMDLMRHHVLLVIMPVFFLSTGLRTNWALGGEAVFVGAALLLCASIAGKLLGIRLAGKILKWQPGEASIIGWLLQTKALIMIIFANILLDKQIITSEAFTALLLMAVASTMLTVPVVAPKLARMKEIIFRSN, from the coding sequence ATGAACACGACAGAAATATTCCTGATCGCGATGACGATCATTTTCACCCTGCCCTACCTGATCTGGCGTATCGGGCGGACCGATTATTACGCCCCATTGGTCGTTGTCCAGATCATGACCGGTATCCTGCTCGGGCCGGGCGTTCTTGGCCGCGCTTTTCCCGATTACTACGCTTTTGTCTTTACCCCGGCGGTCGTTCAGTCGTTGAACGGCATTGCCTGGTGGGCGGTCATGTTGTTCGTGATGATTGCCGGCATCGAACTGGATCTGAAAAAAGCCTGGGCACATCGTCGTGAAAGCTCGATCACGGCGGGGCTGGCGTTGGGCACACCGTTGCTGTTCGGTTGTCTTGCTGCCGCCATCCTGATGCTTGACGACGGCTGGATGGGCCCCCAGGCATTGACCTGGCAATTCATCCTCGGTGTTGGCATGGCATGTGCCGTCACCGCACTGCCCATCCTGATCCTGTTGATGGAGAAGCTCGATGTCCTGCGTCAGCCGATCGGCCAGCGCATCCTGCGCTATGCCAGTCTCGACGATATCGCCATCTGGGGCGTCCTGGCGCTGATCCTGATGGACTGGGAGCGGGTCGGCAAACAACTGGCCTTCCTGATCGCCTTTGCCGTCGCCGGTTACGCTTTCCGTCAGTTGATGATGCGCCTCAACGAACGCGACCGCTGGTACGTCGCCTTGATCTGGCTGGCACTTTGCTCCTTCGGGGCAGATTGGGCAGGCCTGCATTTCATGGTCGGCGCTTTCCTGGCAGGCGCGATCATCGAGGCGGAATGGTTCAACCAGGAAAAAATGGATTTGATGCGCCATCACGTCTTGCTGGTCATCATGCCGGTCTTTTTCCTCAGTACCGGGCTGCGAACCAATTGGGCGCTGGGTGGCGAAGCCGTTTTCGTCGGTGCCGCCTTGCTGCTTTGCGCATCGATTGCCGGCAAGTTGCTCGGTATCCGGCTGGCCGGGAAGATCCTTAAATGGCAACCCGGCGAAGCCAGCATCATTGGTTGGCTGCTGCAAACCAAGGCGCTGATCATGATCATCTTTGCCAATATCCTGCTCGACAAGCAGATCATCACCAGCGAAGCCTTCACCGCCTTGTTGCTGATGGCGGTGGCCAGCACGATGCTGACCGTGCCGGTTGTCGCCCCCAAGCTGGCGCGCATGAAGGAAATCATCTTTCGCAGTAATTGA
- a CDS encoding glycosyltransferase family 2 protein, with product MPEVSATHLVIIPSYNPGPKVLDTVRAARAQWAPVWVIVDGSTDGSTEQLLALAEHDTALRIVVLPQNSGKGSAVLEGISQAAAAGFTHALTMDSDGQHPAQLIPDFMAASQAQPGAMVLGKPVFDADAPALRVNGRKVSNGWANLETLWMGIGDSLYGFRVYPIAPLKRIMQSNRFMRRFDFDPEAVVRLCWAGVRPVNIDAPVRYFRADEGGVSHFRYLRDNTLLTWMHTRLFIGFVIRLPLLILRKFQ from the coding sequence ATGCCTGAAGTTTCCGCGACGCATCTCGTCATCATTCCCAGTTACAACCCCGGTCCCAAGGTTCTCGATACTGTGCGGGCCGCCCGTGCCCAGTGGGCGCCTGTCTGGGTGATTGTCGATGGCAGCACTGATGGCAGCACCGAGCAATTATTGGCTCTGGCCGAGCACGATACCGCGTTGCGCATTGTTGTCCTGCCGCAAAACAGCGGCAAAGGCTCGGCTGTGCTCGAAGGTATTTCACAAGCCGCGGCAGCTGGGTTCACGCATGCGTTGACCATGGATTCGGATGGCCAGCATCCGGCCCAGCTGATTCCCGATTTCATGGCCGCCTCGCAGGCGCAACCTGGGGCGATGGTGCTTGGCAAGCCGGTATTCGATGCCGATGCGCCTGCCTTGCGGGTCAATGGCCGCAAGGTATCGAATGGCTGGGCCAACCTGGAAACGCTGTGGATGGGGATTGGCGACTCCTTGTATGGCTTTCGGGTTTATCCGATTGCCCCCTTGAAGCGGATCATGCAATCGAACCGTTTCATGCGGCGTTTCGATTTCGATCCGGAAGCGGTGGTCCGGCTCTGCTGGGCGGGTGTCAGACCGGTCAATATCGACGCGCCGGTACGCTATTTCAGGGCGGATGAAGGCGGCGTTTCGCATTTCCGTTATTTGCGTGACAACACGCTGCTGACCTGGATGCATACCCGCCTGTTCATCGGTTTCGTGATCCGCCTTCCGCTGTTGATACTTCGCAAGTTCCAATGA
- a CDS encoding lysophospholipid acyltransferase family protein, with amino-acid sequence MTDQGRAGKPWWIAYEYLAMFLGLGALALICLGWLPFAMILYPLLPRRFAQPCGRFMISGGFRVYLSILSFFCACRFELSELDQLRDEGPLILAANHPSLLDAVMIVSRLPNAVCVMKAALMDNILFGAAARLARYIRNNAPLEMILNAREELASGAQLVIFPEGTRTSDFPVDPCTPSTGLIAGRTAVPVQTLLIEFSTPYLGKAWPLFRRPILPLHCTIRLGRRFSAPGNVEAFTRELEAYFRSELKITAQGLSTAAFVA; translated from the coding sequence ATGACTGATCAGGGTCGGGCAGGCAAGCCGTGGTGGATTGCCTACGAATATCTGGCCATGTTCCTTGGCCTTGGCGCGCTGGCCCTGATTTGCCTGGGCTGGCTGCCATTTGCCATGATCCTGTACCCGCTCTTGCCGCGCCGCTTTGCCCAGCCTTGTGGCCGGTTCATGATTTCAGGCGGCTTCCGGGTTTATTTGTCGATCCTGTCCTTTTTCTGCGCCTGTCGTTTCGAGCTTTCCGAGCTTGATCAACTGCGCGATGAAGGCCCGTTGATTCTTGCGGCCAATCACCCTTCCCTGCTCGATGCCGTGATGATCGTGTCGCGCCTGCCGAATGCGGTGTGCGTCATGAAAGCTGCGCTGATGGACAATATCCTGTTCGGTGCGGCGGCTCGGTTGGCACGCTATATTCGCAACAATGCGCCGCTCGAAATGATCCTCAATGCCCGGGAAGAGCTTGCCAGTGGCGCGCAACTGGTCATTTTCCCGGAAGGTACGCGGACAAGCGATTTCCCGGTTGATCCTTGCACGCCCAGCACCGGGCTGATTGCCGGACGGACAGCCGTTCCGGTGCAAACCTTGCTGATCGAGTTCTCCACCCCTTATCTGGGCAAGGCCTGGCCGTTGTTTCGCCGACCGATCTTGCCCCTGCACTGCACGATTCGCCTGGGCCGTCGTTTTTCTGCCCCAGGCAATGTCGAAGCATTTACGCGCGAGCTTGAAGCCTATTTCCGCAGTGAATTGAAAATCACTGCGCAGGGCTTGTCGACCGCAGCATTCGTTGCCTGA
- a CDS encoding MipA/OmpV family protein, protein MTSPQYRRIIRLIALCLGLSSGATQAVEEKPLWEIGAGVAAFSFPSYRGSDQTNNFLMPVPHFTYHGDFLKADRHGIRGSFFDSDRLDLTLSVALSPPVSSKDITARAGMSDLKGTFEIGPEMDVTFWRSDNKARFIKLLMPLRAAITVEGSPKEIGWVFHPKLNMDITDLPGMPGWNLGMLAGPLFGDQKQHAYYYSVDPRYATAGRPAYEAKAGYAGMQYLLALSKRFPGYWLGGFVRYDNLGGSVFEDSPLVRQKDYVAAGAAITWVLGESSTRVMVND, encoded by the coding sequence ATGACCAGCCCACAATACCGCCGGATTATCCGTTTGATCGCCTTGTGTCTTGGCCTCTCTTCCGGCGCCACGCAGGCCGTTGAAGAAAAGCCCCTGTGGGAAATTGGCGCGGGTGTCGCTGCCTTCAGCTTCCCGTCTTATCGCGGCTCGGACCAGACCAATAATTTCCTGATGCCGGTTCCGCACTTCACTTATCACGGTGATTTCCTCAAGGCGGACCGTCACGGTATACGCGGCAGTTTCTTCGATTCCGACCGTCTTGACCTGACGCTCAGTGTTGCCCTTTCTCCACCGGTCAGCAGCAAGGACATTACGGCGCGGGCCGGCATGTCAGATCTGAAGGGAACCTTTGAAATCGGCCCTGAAATGGATGTCACATTCTGGCGTTCGGACAACAAGGCCCGCTTCATCAAACTGCTCATGCCCTTGCGCGCCGCGATTACCGTTGAAGGCTCGCCCAAGGAAATCGGCTGGGTTTTCCATCCCAAGCTGAATATGGACATCACCGATTTGCCCGGCATGCCGGGCTGGAACCTGGGCATGCTGGCCGGCCCCCTGTTCGGTGATCAAAAGCAGCATGCCTACTATTATTCGGTCGATCCACGTTATGCCACGGCAGGTCGGCCTGCCTACGAAGCCAAGGCAGGTTATGCCGGCATGCAGTATCTGCTGGCCCTGTCGAAGCGCTTTCCTGGCTATTGGCTGGGCGGCTTTGTCCGTTACGACAATCTCGGCGGATCGGTTTTTGAAGACAGCCCGCTGGTCCGCCAAAAGGATTACGTTGCGGCAGGTGCGGCGATTACCTGGGTTCTCGGCGAGTCCTCCACCCGCGTGATGGTGAATGACTGA